One stretch of Lysobacter sp. KIS68-7 DNA includes these proteins:
- a CDS encoding alpha/beta hydrolase encodes MKKLIALLGLLTIAFSATGADMSNGADNFYKSEKVTTQKVTFKNQYNMRVAGNLFIPRGANSSARNPAIVVGHPMGAVKEQSSNLYAQKLAEQGFVTLSIDLSFWGESEGQPRNAVSPDLYAEDFSAAVDFLGTQPFVDRNRIGALGICGSGSFVISAAKIDPRISAIATVSMYDMGAANRNALKHSLTLEQRKAIIADAAEQRYVEFQGGETKYTSGTVNELNANSTEIEREFYDFYRTPRGEYTPAGSSPQVTTHPTLTSNVKFMNFYPFADIETISPRPMLFIAGENAHSREFSEDAYRLAGQPKELVIIPGAGHVDLYDRVDLIPFDKLATFFTQNLRAK; translated from the coding sequence ATGAAGAAACTCATCGCTTTACTTGGACTCTTGACCATCGCGTTTTCCGCAACAGGTGCCGACATGTCGAATGGTGCTGACAATTTCTACAAGAGCGAGAAGGTGACCACTCAAAAGGTGACCTTCAAGAATCAATACAACATGCGCGTCGCCGGAAATCTCTTCATTCCGAGGGGCGCGAACAGCAGCGCTCGAAATCCCGCAATCGTCGTCGGCCACCCCATGGGCGCGGTGAAGGAGCAAAGCTCGAATCTGTACGCCCAGAAGCTGGCGGAACAAGGATTCGTGACTTTGTCCATCGACCTGTCCTTCTGGGGCGAGAGCGAGGGCCAGCCGCGCAATGCCGTCTCGCCTGACCTCTACGCCGAGGACTTCAGCGCCGCGGTGGATTTCCTTGGCACACAGCCGTTCGTCGACAGGAACCGCATCGGTGCGCTTGGCATCTGCGGCAGCGGCAGCTTTGTAATCAGCGCCGCCAAGATCGACCCGCGAATCAGCGCGATCGCGACGGTCAGCATGTACGACATGGGCGCGGCCAACCGCAATGCGCTCAAGCATTCCCTGACGCTGGAACAGCGCAAAGCGATCATCGCGGACGCGGCGGAGCAGCGCTACGTCGAGTTCCAGGGCGGCGAAACCAAATACACCAGCGGCACCGTGAACGAATTGAACGCGAACTCCACCGAGATCGAGCGTGAGTTCTATGACTTCTACCGCACGCCGCGCGGTGAATACACCCCCGCTGGCTCTTCTCCGCAAGTTACGACGCATCCCACACTGACCAGCAACGTGAAGTTCATGAACTTCTATCCGTTCGCGGACATCGAGACGATTTCCCCGCGCCCGATGCTCTTCATCGCGGGTGAGAACGCCCACTCCCGGGAGTTCAGCGAAGACGCTTATCGCCTCGCGGGACAGCCCAAGGAACTGGTGATCATTCCCGGCGCCGGGCACGTCGATCTTTACGACCGCGTCGACCTCATCCCGTTCGACAAGCTCGCGACCTTCTTCACCCAGAACTTGCGCGCGAAGTAA
- a CDS encoding aldo/keto reductase → MKTRKLGGLEVSELGFGCMSITANYGPPADRAQGIRVIRDAFERGVTFFDTAEVYGPYINEELVGEALAPVRDKVAIATKFGFAIDGTNGLDSRPERIRRVVEESLKRLGTDRIDLYYQHRVDLTVPIEDVAGTVKDLIQEGKVLHFGLSEPSARTIRRAHAVQRVAAIQTEYSLMERSPERNGVLQACEDLGIGFVPWGPLGQGFLAGKLNARSAFDPKTDLRSGFPRFSADVMTANQPIISFLQAFGAKTGASPAQIALAWLMAQKPWIVPIPGTRSLAHLSENLGSVNVELSPDDLRQIETAFAKLTVHGGRMNELQMSQIGKD, encoded by the coding sequence ATGAAAACCCGCAAGCTGGGCGGCCTCGAAGTTTCCGAACTCGGCTTCGGCTGCATGAGCATCACTGCCAACTATGGGCCGCCGGCAGACCGCGCCCAAGGTATTCGCGTAATTCGAGATGCCTTCGAGCGTGGCGTTACGTTCTTTGATACCGCCGAAGTCTACGGCCCGTACATCAACGAGGAACTCGTTGGCGAAGCGCTTGCACCCGTTCGCGACAAGGTCGCCATCGCCACCAAATTCGGCTTTGCCATCGATGGTACGAACGGGTTAGACAGTCGCCCGGAACGCATCCGGCGCGTCGTCGAAGAGTCGCTCAAGCGGCTGGGGACCGATCGCATCGATCTCTACTACCAGCATCGCGTCGACCTCACCGTTCCGATTGAAGATGTCGCAGGGACGGTCAAGGACCTGATCCAAGAAGGGAAAGTGCTGCACTTCGGTCTCTCGGAGCCGAGCGCACGGACCATTCGGCGTGCGCATGCCGTGCAACGCGTTGCTGCAATCCAGACGGAGTATTCCCTGATGGAGCGGAGCCCGGAACGCAACGGCGTCCTTCAGGCGTGCGAGGACCTTGGCATCGGTTTCGTTCCGTGGGGCCCACTGGGCCAAGGCTTCCTTGCCGGTAAGCTCAATGCTCGCTCGGCGTTCGATCCGAAAACTGATCTGCGTTCCGGGTTCCCGCGGTTCAGCGCAGACGTGATGACGGCCAACCAGCCGATCATCAGCTTTCTCCAAGCGTTCGGTGCTAAGACAGGCGCGTCGCCTGCGCAGATTGCCCTGGCATGGCTAATGGCGCAGAAGCCGTGGATCGTGCCGATTCCGGGCACACGCAGCCTGGCGCATCTGTCGGAGAACCTAGGATCGGTGAACGTGGAGCTTAGTCCCGACGACCTCCGCCAAATCGAGACCGCGTTCGCGAAGCTCACAGTGCATGGAGGTCGCATGAACGAATTGCAGATGTCGCAGATCGGTAAGGACTGA